Part of the Triticum urartu cultivar G1812 chromosome 2, Tu2.1, whole genome shotgun sequence genome, CGTGCCATAAAAAAAGATATATGCAAATATTCTTTCATGGACAATTATATGATGGCCTGGCATTTTCTTCTTATTTCCTTAGATATATATAACGAAGCATGTCTTATTTTATCCACCGCATTGATATTTCACATTATTGATGGAATAGGCCTCGCATTTACCCTACGGTCGATATTTCGAAAACATTATGATTTTATGTAGGTATTTGACACCCGCCGTAGGTGATGGTGTGCATGGATGGAAGTTATGTGTGATTTTAGTCAGGACAAAATTTTCATGGAAATCTTTATTCACTTTGCAAAATTTCCAGATATCAACTCTTTTATTAATTTATTTTGTGTGCCCGCTGTTCTGTACTAAGTGATGGAAATTCACCATGGTCGTTTACACTCAATGGTGTATTTTATCATTTTCACCATTTAAAATAATTCATTTGTTTTAATCACACTATATTCCCTTTGACCAAAATCCGTGCCAACAAATACactaaaaattaaaaaaatgagaaaaagaatactagtagcgatggagagTAAACATGCTACTACTAGCTATATTAGCAGTAGCGCGAGAGTGAACAAACGATGCGGCTATatgtcttagcagtagcgcgtgtcgcacacgctactgctaaggaatagctgtagcgccttactAGTAGCACGGTGTCCCGTGCTACTAGTGGGCATTAAACCCACGccactactagggttttccctagtagtggagtGCCAAAAGCTCCATCTTGGACTATCAGAAAAAGGGGTCTACCTTGCATCTTGTAAAGCATCTCTTCTTATGGTATGGGTCTTGACGAATCGTGTGGCCAAATGAATTGGGTCTTGAAGCATACCTTCCACCCATACTGGATTATGATCGTCCTGTTCTTGGCCCATGGGTCTTACAAGATATTAACTATAAGGGGTATCTCAAAGAGAGAAAGGAGCTCATTGAAGGTGGCGAAGATACAGAATACATGGAATACCTAGAAAACAAATTAGAGTTAAACTCCGGCAAGGAACAACTAGTGGAAGAAAAGTTTGAATGGGACTCTGAAAATGACAACATACTTCATAAGGAAGATGTGGTTGATGCTCGTGGCAATGGATACTTTGATATCCTTGGATTCCATCCATATAAAGAAATTGTCTTTCTGGGTGTATCAATGTACAGAGGAATTGCCTATCATTTGAAAGATTCGAAGGTTCAGGACCTTGGCTACTTATACCCAACAACTTGTCATTTGGCATTGCAGAATGAGTGTTTTATAACCGTGTCATTCCCATATACACCTTCTTTGATAGGGTACCAGTAAGCAATTAACAAGAATGTACAAGGGCATCTTAGAGACTGGTATGCTGGTTGGAACCCAATTGAACATCACAATAAATGGCCTAATCATGTTTAAGGTCTTGTTCATTTTTATTTAGCACTGGATTTATACTTATCCAATGAAGTGTCCATATTTTCCATGTCGGTTCTAAGAACATGTGACGTAATAGTGTATCATCAGAAAATGGGAaagtatatcaaatatacttcaTTGCTTTGTTCAACAACGCCAATGCGTTTCTTTCTTATGTATCATCTATATCGGAAACCAATATTTCCCTCAGCAGTATCATTTCCCCCTATTAGTTTTGTTGTTGTTTTCCGGGTCCAGTTGGTGGATAGTCTCATCCTTGTCTGTTGTCTGAATTCTTGTCCTGCTTATAGTGCGGTACTCTTGTATGCCTAACCTACTCCAGGAAAAGGTTTACGGATTGCAGTGGAAATAACATCCACTCTTATGCTGAGTATAACTGAGTTTTTTTATAAAGGACATTTCATTGAATTAATTTATCAAGGTGATACAACCGCATCTAAAGCATGCCCGACCTCTGCATAACATGATGCACACAGCCAACAAGTCCAAACGACCAAAAAATAAACATAGTTTTCCAGCAAAAATAAATCAACCCAGCCTAGGATGGGGCAGATCCTATACGGAGATTACACCGCCATCCTTGAAGGGAGAAAACCTCCCTAATTGTACTCTCCAGCCGTGTAGACGCCATCATAAAAAGGTCTCTGTCTTCCAACTTCTGCAGGATAGACCAAGTACAGAGCCATCGTGTACATGCATGAATAACCTGCACAGGAGAAGAACCACATTTATTATTAAAACCCACATCATTCCTGGTAAGCCACAATGCCCAACATAAGGCAGCCGCCCAAACAAGAATATGCGCAGAAAATTGTTTATCAATACCCCGCAACCAATTGCCAAACATGTTACACGCACtatgtggggggggggggtatagATTTGAAACTACTTGAACTATGGCCTGCACGAGCAAACTTACACTCAAAAAATAAGTGTTTAATAGACTCGTCATGTTGGCAAAAGAGGCATGTCTTGCTACCTTGCAAGTTACGTCGTGCCAGATTATCTCTAGTTAAGATGACCCCTGTGCTTAAAAACCAGAGGAATATCTTCACACTTGGAGGAATTTTTAGCTTCCACAATTTTTTGTTATCAATGGGAACATCAATATGAGTCATCGCATCGTACAAGGACTTGACCGAGAAACTGCCGTTTTAATGCAGTTTCCATCGAAACTTGTCCGGTTCTCTTGTCAGTTGAATGTCCTCCAGACGAGTGAGTAACTCATTCCATGCTGCCAGACGAGGGCCAAAGAGGTCCCTACGAAAAGAAATATCGGGGTTTTCTTGTCCCAAAACTTGTTTGATCCTTACAAGTTTATGTCTGACAACCCTGTACAAGCTAGGGTGCTGCACCATAAGTGGGGTCGCACCTAGCCAGGTATCTTTCCAGAATCGAACCTGAGAACCATCCCTAACTAAGAAAGTACCAAACTGAAAAAATAATTCCTTGGCCTTCATGACACCATACCAAAAATGTGAATCACCGGGTTTCCAATGAACTTGAGAAATGGCTTTGGACCCCACGTATTTGTTACGAATGATTTCCTGCCATACTCCATTCTCAGTGATTAATTTGTAAACCCATTTACTCAGAAGAGCTATGTTTTTAATCTCAAGGTCTTGAATTCCAAGGCCCCCTTGACTTTTAGGTCGGCATAATATAGTCCACCTAGCCAGTCGGTATTTCTTAGATTCATTATCACATTGCCAAAAAAATCTGGATCAAAAGTAATCCAAACACTGAAGAACCCCTTTCGGTTAGTGGAAGAATGACAACATGTATAGAACCATATTGCTGAGGACAGAATTGATCAATATCAATCTCCCCCCATATGACAAGAGTCTGGCATTCCAACTGGCTAGCCGTTTCTCAAGTCTCTCTTCCACATGTTTCCACTCAGCGATAGTTAAGCGCCGATAGTGAATCGGAATACTAGATACCTAATCGGGAACTGCCAATGTTGGAAGCCAAAAATGTCAGCATACTCAGCTGCGGACTCTACAGCGTCGTCGAAGCAGAAAAGCTCGCTCTTATGAAAATTAATTTTGAGACCAGAGAGCTCCTCAAATGCGCATAAAAACAGCTTGAGGTTTCTTGCTTTATCTAGATCATTATCCATAAAAAGAATAGTGTCATCCGCGTATTGTAAAATAGACAGACCTTCTTCTACTAAATGAGGAATAACACTACTAATTTGATCAGCCACCTTAGCCCTCTGAACAAGGATAGCTAACATATCGGCTGCGATGTTGAACAAAATAGGGGATATGGGGTTCTCTTGGCGAAGACCCTTCTTAGCCTGAAAATAGTTGCCAACATCATCATTGACTTTGAAAAGCAAGAACGTTGACTCCATCTAGTATAACACCACTaatgacatggcaacattatCATAGGCCATTTCGAAGTCAATTTACGGTGAAGCTCATGTCCAGTTTCATGCAACACAACCATTCCATCTAGTATGTTGCGTCCTTGCATAAACGTTTGTTTGAGTGGGTTTGACCACATGGTCAGCCACCCCGTTCAACCGATTTGTTGCAACCTTCATAAATAAATGGCCTAGTTTATGGCCTTGTTCAATCTTACTAGCATTGTTTCCCATTATATATACTTATCCATTTGAATCAAGTTACCATGTTTCCGGTTGTGGTACTAAAAACATGAGACCTAACAATGTATCACTAAAAAAGCATATAGAGCCGTTTAATTGTTCTGTTACGTTATGTCCTTCACTTCTTTGTTTAATAAACTATCAAACTACACGCTTGTATGTCTTCTTTGTTGGCGCAGGTCCTGACTCGTCGCAGCTCACGATCTGGTCGAGTACTCTCCGGCCGTCCGCGAGCTATGCGAGCTGTATTGATCTGGGTTTAGTTGATTTACAGGGGCCGGTTTGCACATATCTATATATAGCACATAGGCTAGTTAATACTAAACCTTTCCAGTGACTGCTTCCAAACCGTGCCGGATTGGAATACCACATCGTGGTTAACTCTAACATTCTTCTGTTTCATGTACATCGGGAACAAATATTTCGCTCAGCGGTATCTTCCCCCCCTCTTGGTTTCATCCTTGTTTTCATGATCAATTTAATAGTTGGTTTCATCCTGATTTTTCCTTACTTTTGGTTCGTGCTATGCCGATATTGTGTTACTTCTTTTGAGCTTCATCCTCTAGAGAAACATGCTCCGGTGAGGATGGGGGAGCTCTAAGAAACTTTTTTGCGATTCTTTTCATCTTTTCGAATTTTGGCTTATTTTTCTGCACTGTGTTAAATCTGTAATGCCACAGAACTTCAACTTTGTGGCTGGTGGAAATCCTACCAGCTGGTAGCGAGGCCGAGTGGAACGGGTGGGAAAAGAAAGTTTGGCTCTCAGGCCTCTTGGACCTTTGGAGGTTAGGCGGTGTAATCTTTGCAAATTACAGTTCCTAGGTCTAGGTGGAGGGCGTTTCGATATACTTGGGCACTGAGATATATTGTGACTATATATCAGATAAATTTATGTATTTGAAATAGGTGCTAACTAATCTTATAAGTAAAACTATTGGTAAATTAATAGTTCAATTAATTACGGCATTTGGTACTGTACTCAAGCATTTGTATTAGAATAGTTTGTAACTTGTCACCTAGCTCGATGTTAACTATACAGGTCTGCACTTCAATATTGGAGCTGATCATTCTGCAGCATGTTACACAGTTGAGTATGTTGTATTGTAAGGACTACTTGATTCTTTTTTCGGTTTCCTGCCTCTCTTTTTCTGATTTGTATCCTTGATCAGCATTATGCATGTGCCCTTCAGATGAACTCGTGGAGATGGCACTCTTTCTTCGGAGCTTTATTTTTCTTCTCCTTGGTAACTATCCCATTAACCTGATTTTTATGACCTTGATTTTTTTGGGAACAGAAATCAAATACAACTTGGCTTGTAAAAATATAAATCTTGGACATATGCAACATAATCAAGGTGAAGTTAAAACTTACTGTACTTTTTAAATCTGAAGAATACTTTTCAAGTTTTGTAAGAATACTTTTTCAAGTGTTGTTTATGTATGTATTTTCCCAGCTTACAGAAGAATTTTAGGGTCTTCTTACCCAAATTATTTGCTTTTTATAATACTAAGTTCAGCTATTTGCAGGCAAACGAACTATGCATAATAGGCAGTACTTGCCAGAATAAGATGTCCCCAATGCACTCGCTAAAGCTTTCTAGGAAGTTATCTGACCCATGTTGCATCATCCGAAAATATTTTTTGATCCCTGATGTTTTTCACGTAGAAGTTCTTTCATGACTATAGTTCCCCGATGCCCTCGCTAGCTGAAGCTGCATGAACAACATCCACAATGTTTTTCGTGTAAAAGTTATTTCATCCTCGAAAACCGAACAGAGGGAACTTCTCCTTTAAATAAAATGGTTAGTAGACATAAGGTTTTAAATCATACTTCATGGTCTGTCACATGAATAGGAAATATCTATCATGCTTCATAGACAAACTAGCTTTTCATTCTAATACACTACATCCCTTTCTTACTATTACAAGTATGAAATATATTCAGTGAGATTTATATTGTAACAATATTTGATTTTGCAATTATATTATTCCAGTGAATTATGGCGGGCATTGGATCAGTTTGAACCAATTTATTAATTATCAAAAGAAATATAGAAAGCTCGGACAACTACAAAATATAAAGACTGTTTAGGACCTGAGTTACACGGAAAATATACAACAAACAAAATCGTGTAGAAAGTAGAAACTACCTAGTCCCTTGTTCCATTTCAATCAGGTGCCAGACACTGGTTAAATAGAAAGAGAGCACAGGAGTGGGGGAGGAGAGCAGAATGTGACTATCTCTTCAGTTAGCTTTCTCAAGTTGGAGTGACTTGAGCCAGGTAAGAAACATTAAAACATTTTTTTTTACATTTATTTGATGGGGGGTGCTTATATGTTTTCTCAAGTTAGCTTTTCGCTAGTAGGTCGCAGCGCCGCAGACGGGCAGTTGCAGCTTCTCCGCGGAGGCTCGTGCGGTTGTTACAACGCCCATGTGCTTTGGTCATAAAGAGGTTGTAGGCGGGGCACCCCTGTCGCGGCATCATCTTCCTCTACCTCCTCCTACGTCGTCAGCTCTTCTCTCCTTCGGTGGGCAGCGTACGCGTGGAGCAGCATGGTCACTCTCGTCACAAGTTGGAAGCGAAACCGTAGCAGCGTTGCGATTTGCGGTAGTCCAGATGCGCGTCGGCCTTTCTGGTGGCAAGAGAGAGCAGAGAAGAAGCGTGCTAGGACGGGCGTCCATGATGATCCCCACACAATGATGAAGGGGAAAAATGAGATGGGAACGAGAGGACCGGGTTTCTCGGTCGATGATAAGGAAAGGGAGAAAGGGAAACGGTGGCAACATGGCACGTGACCATGCGACCGGCGAAAGACGAGATCGGTGGCCCGACATGGAAATCCTTTCCTCATAAAGTCACAAGAAAACTTGGTTGTGAAGTTGAAACTTAGTTGTGAAGTTCCGTTTCGAAAAAAAAAACTTAGTTGTGAAGTAAACTTAGTTGTGAAGTTGAACTTACTTGTGAAGTAAACTTAGTTGCGAAGCAAACTGGGTTGTCTTACCAACAGTCCAACACCAGCACCACAAAAGGGCGTACTCTCAAATAGTCCACAGACACAGGCCACACAGCGCATCTGATGTCTAATCGTAGCACCCAAAATTTACCCTAGCCGCCTGCCTCTCCACAGTTGACAGTTCGcacccccaccctctctctctctccacttcCAAAACTGCCCAGGTCTTCACAGGCGGCGCCTTCCAGCGACATGGATCTGACACAGGTGCTGCCGGAGGAAATACTCGCCGACGTGCTCCACCGCGTCGCGCCGCGCGGCCTCGCCGCATGCCGCTGCGTCTGCAAGGCCCTTCTCGCCGTCATCGACGCCAGCCGCCTACTGCGCGCGGACCTCCTCCCGCTCTCGGTCGGCGGCGTCTTCATCAATTTCTACTGCGAACGTGTGTCGGAGTTCTTCGCCAGTCCCTCCACCGGCCCCACCATCTCCGGCAGGTTCGACTACGTGCCCTATCCCAGCCGTCCTGATTGGCGCAAAATCAAGGACCACTGCAATGGCCTCCTCTTGCTTGCTGATTATTGGGATTGGGAGGATTGTTACGTGGTTAACCCGGCCACGCGGCAGTGGGATTCTCTACCACCGCGTCCGTCCGTGTTCGAGGAGATAGATGAAGACCTCAAATGCGAATATCACCTCGTGTTTGATCCCATGGTGTCGCCCCACTATGAGGTGTTTGTGATCCTAAATCCTCGCTACAACGGACATGAGGACCAAGTAGACCCTGTTATATTGGAGGAACCTGAATCTGATTCTGAATGGCCACCACCAGTGTTTGATTTGCATGTTTTCTCCTCAAAGTCGGGCAGTTGGAAGGAGAGGTCTGTTTTTCGACAAGGGGACGCTGCTGCCACTGTTTCTggaatgcggcggcatcttgaCTGGTTTGATGACAGACGGCATGCCGTCTACTGCCGGGGCAACCTTTACGTCCACTGCAAAACTGATTTCATAATGAGGTACCGGATTGCTCTTTAGAAATCAGTTTTTTTATCAGTTCCTTATTGATTAATTTTCTTCCATGTCTATATGTTTTGCAGGATCTGCTTGTCAAATGATAAGTACCAAGTAATTAAACCACCCATGGATCGTGAACCGGACGACTACCAGAAGCTTCATCTTGGACGATCAGAAAAAGGGGTGTACCTTGCAACTGCTACTTTTAAAACGTCTCGTCTTATGGTTTGGGTCCTTGAGGAATCGTGTGGGCACGCAAATTGGGTCTTGAAGCATAACAATTGCCTTACACCTATACAAGATGATCTTCGTCCTGTTCTTGGGCCATGGGTCTTACAAGATATCAATTTTAATGAGTATCTCAAAGAATGCAAGGAACGTAATCAACACGGCGACGACTTGGAATGGCTAATAGAAAAGAAATTGGAGTTGAACTCCGTCAAGAAAGATCTAGGGGAAGAAAAGTTTGAATGGGACTTTGAAAAtgacaacgttcttcacaaggaaGATGAGGTTGACGGACGTGGATCTGGATACTTTGGTATCCTTGGATTTCATCCGTATAAAGAGGTTGTCTTTCTGCATGTATCAATGTGCAGAGGGTTGGCCTAGCATTTGAAAGATTCAAAGTTTCAGGATCTTGGCTATTTATACCCAACAACTTGTCATCTAGCATCGGGGGCCGACCGTTTCATAACTGATTCATTCCCATACACACCTTGTTGGACAGAACTGCAGAAAGCAACAAGAATGTAGAAGAAGGCCATCTTGGATACTTGTACGATGGTTGGGATCCAATTGACCATCGGATTAAATGGTCTACTCATGTTTATCGCCTGGTTCAGTCTTATTAGCAACATTGAATTTATACTTATCCTTTTAAATAAAGTTTCCATGTTTTCAATTGCTGTTGTACGGACATGAAACCACAAGCTGTATCATTAAAAACAACATATAGAGTTGTTTACTTgttctgtttttatatttattAAACTATTGAACAACCCATATGCATTTCTTATTCTCTTTCATCTACATTGGGGACAAATATTTCACTCAGCGGTGGTTCCGTTGTTGTTTCCCCAATCAATTTGGTGGTTGGTTTCATCTTGATTTTTCCTTAGTTTGGGCTCCTGCTCCGCCTATATTGTGTTACTTTGATCTTAAGCTTCCCCAGAAATATGCTTGTCCAGAAATATGCTTACAGATTGTCCCTATAAGAAACTGTTTTTCCTATTATTTCTGGCCACGTAATTCTGGCTTATTTTCTGTCCTGAGTTCAGTCTGTAATGCCCCTGAACTTCAGCTTTGCCATGGTGGAAACACTCTGAGCAGGACCTTGGGAAGAGAAATGTAAGGCGCTTGGGCCTTGGAGGGTGAGCAGTATTATTTGTGTGAAATCACCGTTCCTAGTCGGAGAACATTTCTATTAGCCTCTCCGAGAAGTTTGGGAAACTGCTCGGGAGTAGCTTGCGACTTTGAGCATGTAGAAACTCCTAGCAAATTTAGTTGGCCTGAAGCCTGCCCTATATATGTTTTTCATTCTATTCTTTATTATTCCTCTTAATTAGTGAAACCTTTTTAAGGTAATTCTGCATTGAGATATATCGTAACTAGTCTTACTATATATCAGTTATATTTGCGTTTTTGAAATAGGCTGTCACTAATCTTATTGGTTCTAATTGCGCTGGTACTACACATTATTGATTTACTTGTTACTTAAATTTTTTTGCAGGAACTTAGTTGTTTAATTCTTAGTAAATGAATTGTTCGATTAATTCTTCCCATTTCTATGATGGCTTGTCAGGTTACTGTTGCATTTGGTACTCAAGCATTTGTATCAGAACAATTTGTATATTGTCATCTACCTACATGTTAACAACACAGGTCTGAACTCTGATATAGGAGCAGATCATTCTGCAGCTTGTTACATAATTGAGTTTGTTATAGTGTAGAGACTATTTGGTTCTTTCTCTTGGTTTGCTGCCTTATTTTTCTTTCTGAGATAAAGTGGATGCCTTTGAATCATAATATATTCTAATTGCTCTTACTCAAGATCTGATAAAGTGCTTAGACTTTCAGTTCTGCAGATGTTAGGTCACGAGCTCAATTATTTTGTTACTCGTACATATTTTGCGATCACCTGACCCTACTAGGAAAAAGGCTACTAGCAGCGCGGGTAAAATgctactagtagcgcgggtactcgcgctactagtatcgcgctacagctaaaagttagtagcagcgcgggttcacccgcgctactactaacctaACTACTAGTAGCGCTCATTTATatcccacgctactactaacctAACTACTAGTAGCGCTCATTTCTTATttcccacgctactactaacctAACTACTAGTAGCGCTCATTTGTTTCCCACGCTACTACTAATAATTTAGGAATTAAAAAGATAAAAGTTAGATGTAGTATTCATGGATGGCAATACGTCCAGTGCAAACCAAACCAACGTCACATAACATTCTCAAGATTCCATTTAACTTCAGACACACACAATGATCATCGAAAGGTGGGTACCTTCCCTGGTGTTCCATCACCAACCTAAACAGACAACTTCCCTAGATGTATCTACCAAGGCTCGGAGCTTAGACGTCGGTGGACCCGAATCCTCCCTCCCCCGGACGGTGGCGTCGAGGTTCACCACCTCGGCGACCTCCGGCGTCGAATCACCTGGACAATCATCTACGCGACATGGCCACCAGCTTCATGGAGAAGTCCGCCTCTGAGTGGTTGAAGAGCACAGCGCCCACCGGCTGCGCTAGTCAGCGTCGATCACCCATGCGCCCATGTCCAGAAAGTGAAAACTTGTTAGTACGCAAATTGCATCAGTTCAACTAAATGGTATATTCCAATTCACAAGACCCATTAATTAAGTTAAGATTCTTTCTCATCTAGCAATTTAAAGGGGCTCATGCCGAAAATATATGCTTAATTCCTCACTGGCTATTCAAACTAAATGGTCCAAGAACTTTGGGACAATCAACAACCTTTCCGCTTGATCTCCGCTAGCTACATTGGATTCAACAAGAAAAGGAACATTTATTTGAACTGAAAAGAACAAGCAGGCAAGCATGCTATCAATCTTCTGGCTAGAATTTCACAAATGCACCTGTCAAGTGTACTCTAACAATCGACGTGTCCCATCTCCTCATGATTAAGGACTCTAGCTGAGCCAACAACATGGAGCAAGATGTAGTCGTTTCCGAGCATGAACCCTTGGCTGTCATCAATGAACCTGCAACATCCATCATGCCCATTGTAAAATATGTTAGTTTCAGATAAGAAAAGAACTGAACTCTGAACATATGATGTTATCTAAATCCTTGCTTTATCGAGATGTCATCGGCAGCAAAAAAAGGAAATATATTTCACTGATTTTGGTGTTGCAACAACGTATATACTTTATCACATTATAAGTCCTCACACCATCAACTATGACAAAATCTGAGAGTATAAGTCTGGTTACATTCACCCAAGTCCAAACATAAAATTCTGTCCAACATAGTACAGCCCACTTTGATAATTTTATAGTATTTAATATAACGAACGAAACCTGACAAGTGATATGTGTTTAAGTATCTACAGAACAGCCTCTAAAATTTTCATGTTGTAACTTTATTTTAATACCATCTCTAACAGGGCCTAATCTCCCATATCAAAATACTGTACCCAGGAACATATATTTCGGGACAGCAAACTAAATTGATGGCTGCTCTCAAACGGTACATCCAAACGACACAAATAAATACTCTAAAGAAACCTTGGAACTTTATCTAAAACTTATGTAAAGGGGCCAACTCAAAATTCTAAGCCTAGCTAACTCATTTTTCAGATCTAAGCTTGCTGTCCAAATTGGACAGTGCAGTTTTTAACTAAACCAAGTTCAGTTTACAGCCATGATGCAGAACTAGATGCTAAAACTAACACCTTGTAGGGAGAGGCGATGCACCATTTTTACCTCGAATCAAAGGCTTCGCATATGCGCTTTGGCCGGATAAATAGATGATATCTCCCTTAACAGTATCCATGCCATGATGCAAACTAGTATTTCCAAATTTCGCCAAATCACCACTCGAGCATTTCTAGAGGAAATTAATTGATTCTCTACATAGCATCTGCCCTACAATAGCTAATCCTTAAACAGAAAATTGGGCAAAGCGAGCACCACACATGTTTAACTGGGGTACATGTACATCCAACAAGGACACAAAACTAAGTAAAACCGAATGAAGCAACTGAAGAGTACCTCTTCCACGCTAGCCTTAGCCGCCGTCTCACTGCTCACGCACAGACACTCTGTCCGCCAGAGGTTGGATATCTGTAGAACCAGAAACATTACTCCTCCAAACCCATAGCAGAGAACTCGAGCCCGACCACACCCGggcactactagaaaaagggctatagatgggattgacactaatggcgcaccagacaagcggtgcgccattggtatatactaatggcgcaccaccttctgatacgccattagagttgaaactactaatggcgcacctggcccagggtgcgccattagcatcaaatttttttttgaactagtgcgcctgtccaaacatactaatggcgcatccagacacagtgtgccattactagttgtaactagtaatggcgcacctgtcggaaagtgcgccactaatgttgtttttttattatattttttttgcaaaactactaatggcgcattgttccaccgtgcgccattactagtttaaactagtaatggcgcactgttgagcagtgcgccattaatatgttttttttgcaaaactactaatggcgcaccaccagaaggtgtgccattagtaacctggattactaatggcgcatttagggttggtgcgccattagtaagtgggcagctcCTGGATCCAATGGCCCGCACCTCACCCTCTCACTCCTCTCTCTCCCCGCGCAGTGAACCCTAGCGCTCCCGATCCAGATCCCTCCCCTCGCCGCCACCCACCCCTCCCCTCCCCACCACAGATCCTCGCTGCCGCCACCCACCTCTCCCCTCCCCACCTCAGATCCCTCCCCTCGCCTCCGCCCACCCCTCCACTGGCCGTCGTGGACTGGTCGCCACCGCCGGACTGGTTGCCTCCTCCGATCCAGATCGACACGCCGCTTCCGTCACCTCCTCCGACCCCTCCCCTTCTTCTTCTCGCCCTTCGACTGTGTCGTGCCCGCGCAGCTCTCTGTCTCTTCCATTCCCCTCCCGATTCATGCCCATCccacggcgccgccgccgcccagcaCCCCCACCCCGGCGACCTCCCCACCGGCGAGCCCCTACATCCGTCGCGTGCACCTTCTCTCCCAGTCCCAGATCGACCCGGCGGCCAGGACCCACGCGAAGCGATGGAGATCGGCTGCGTCGCCCCGCTACCGcctccttccttcctccctcGGGGCGCTCGAAGACCCCGTGCTCGCCGCGCCTCCTCTGCTCCGACCTTCTCCAAGCCATCCATGGAGCTCCATCATCAAGGTGCCTGATTCGTTTTGATTTTGATTTTCTTCTGCTTTTGTTTGTTGCTCAGTTCTGTACTGTTGGTGATGCCATGGTCCTCCATTTCCATTGCTgcaggagaagaagaaaaaacccGAGCAGGGAGGGAGGAAGCAAGGAAGGTCACCATGGACCTCGCCCAACTCCCACCCTGCAGCTGCAG contains:
- the LOC125540844 gene encoding uncharacterized protein LOC125540844; protein product: MDLTQVLPEEILADVLHRVAPRGLAACRCVCKALLAVIDASRLLRADLLPLSVGGVFINFYCERVSEFFASPSTGPTISGRFDYVPYPSRPDWRKIKDHCNGLLLLADYWDWEDCYVVNPATRQWDSLPPRPSVFEEIDEDLKCEYHLVFDPMVSPHYEVFVILNPRYNGHEDQVDPVILEEPESDSEWPPPVFDLHVFSSKSGSWKERSVFRQGDAAATVSGMRRHLDWFDDRRHAVYCRGNLYVHCKTDFIMRYRIAL